A genomic segment from Peribacillus sp. ACCC06369 encodes:
- a CDS encoding aspartate/glutamate racemase family protein: MKIKVINPNTTLAMTKGIEHAAKSAARSDTQIVAVSPKMGPASIESYYDEYLSIPGVIEEIKKGEEEGVDAFVIACWGDPGLHAAREVTDKPVVGIAESSVFLASMLAARFSVVTVLPRIKTMLEDLVDSYGMQKRVLNIRTTPMGVLDFERDPEAGIEMLRQEGKRAVEEDNAEAILLGCAGMAEFADSLEKELGVPVIDGVVAGVKFAEAIVDLGKKTSKLKTYKYPEKKEYVGALENFGRNQTTTK; this comes from the coding sequence ATGAAAATTAAAGTTATCAACCCGAATACCACTTTGGCAATGACAAAGGGAATTGAACATGCTGCTAAGTCAGCTGCAAGATCTGATACTCAAATTGTTGCAGTGAGTCCTAAAATGGGTCCGGCTTCAATTGAATCCTACTATGATGAATATTTAAGCATTCCAGGAGTAATTGAGGAAATTAAAAAGGGAGAAGAAGAAGGAGTAGATGCATTTGTTATAGCATGCTGGGGAGACCCTGGATTGCATGCTGCGAGAGAAGTAACAGATAAACCAGTTGTAGGCATTGCGGAATCCTCCGTTTTTTTAGCATCAATGCTTGCTGCCAGATTTTCCGTGGTCACAGTTTTACCTAGAATTAAAACAATGTTAGAAGACCTGGTTGATTCATATGGTATGCAAAAACGTGTACTAAACATCCGTACGACACCGATGGGCGTATTAGATTTTGAGAGAGATCCAGAAGCAGGAATTGAAATGTTAAGGCAGGAAGGGAAAAGAGCGGTAGAGGAAGATAATGCAGAAGCTATTCTACTTGGATGTGCTGGTATGGCAGAATTTGCGGATAGCCTTGAAAAAGAATTAGGAGTTCCCGTTATCGATGGAGTTGTAGCGGGTGTGAAATTCGCCGAAGCAATTGTTGATCTAGGAAAGAAAACAAGTAAACTAAAAACTTATAAATATCCAGAGAAAAAAGAATATGTTGGGGCATTGGAGAACTTTGGACGGAATCAAACAACTACAAAATAA
- a CDS encoding NCS1 family nucleobase:cation symporter-1 — MDSNSNSVINPDPSLYNEDLAPVPKEKRTWNWISYSMIWMGMIHNIVSYELAGSLIAMGMSVWQALGAVIFANVALIAAIWLNSAAGTKYGLPFPVLIRASFGYKGAHIPVLTRAFVAIFWFAVQAYAGSKAVGAVITVLYPGWASLGDYSFWGMGLNDWIGFGTFWLLHALVISHGMERVRRFEMWAGPLVIVLGLGLVYWAVDVANGFGPLFSIPGTLTGDEFWKSFFLSVTGMIGVLATLVLNIPDLTRFSKSQRDQVIGQAVGLPIMMTFFAFMSIMITAGTIIAFGKPITDPVQLLVQFDNPIVVLLGAFSLLIATLSVNVVANVVSPAYDLINLFPRKLNFVKAGIISIVIGVFFAPWLWFNNAGTIFNIIGAIGGTLGPVSGIMIVDYFLVRRSQYDLNSFFVKDGQYTYRNGWNPRAFIAMSMGVIVALIGLVVPSLHSLYTYNWFLGIAVGGVSYFFLMRSNQKSITTVVEENAIIK, encoded by the coding sequence ATGGATTCAAATTCTAACAGCGTCATCAATCCAGATCCTTCGTTATACAATGAAGATCTTGCCCCGGTTCCAAAAGAAAAGAGAACATGGAATTGGATATCCTACTCAATGATTTGGATGGGAATGATACACAATATCGTTTCTTATGAGCTTGCCGGAAGTTTAATTGCTATGGGAATGAGTGTATGGCAGGCATTGGGTGCAGTTATCTTTGCAAACGTAGCGCTAATTGCGGCCATTTGGTTAAACAGTGCGGCGGGTACAAAGTATGGTTTGCCCTTTCCTGTTTTGATAAGAGCCTCATTCGGATATAAAGGGGCACATATACCAGTATTAACTCGGGCGTTCGTGGCCATTTTTTGGTTTGCTGTGCAGGCGTATGCTGGGAGTAAAGCAGTTGGTGCTGTAATAACTGTACTTTATCCTGGATGGGCTTCTCTTGGAGACTACTCTTTTTGGGGAATGGGCCTTAATGATTGGATAGGCTTTGGGACGTTTTGGTTGCTCCATGCTTTGGTGATTTCTCATGGGATGGAGAGGGTTAGACGTTTTGAAATGTGGGCTGGACCGTTAGTCATTGTATTAGGTTTAGGTTTGGTGTATTGGGCAGTTGATGTAGCAAATGGCTTTGGGCCGCTTTTCTCCATTCCTGGTACCCTTACTGGAGATGAGTTCTGGAAAAGCTTTTTTCTTTCAGTTACGGGGATGATTGGTGTATTAGCAACCTTAGTTTTAAACATTCCCGACCTTACTCGATTTTCAAAAAGCCAAAGAGATCAAGTCATTGGCCAGGCTGTAGGATTACCCATTATGATGACGTTTTTTGCATTTATGAGTATCATGATCACGGCAGGAACAATTATTGCATTCGGAAAGCCGATAACAGATCCAGTACAACTACTAGTCCAATTTGATAATCCTATTGTTGTATTATTGGGGGCATTTTCCCTGCTAATAGCGACCCTTTCCGTTAACGTTGTTGCTAACGTTGTCTCGCCGGCATACGATCTTATTAACTTGTTTCCAAGAAAGCTCAATTTTGTCAAAGCAGGAATTATTTCTATAGTGATTGGTGTATTTTTTGCACCTTGGCTATGGTTTAACAACGCAGGCACGATTTTTAATATCATTGGTGCTATAGGAGGAACATTAGGACCAGTATCAGGAATTATGATCGTGGATTATTTCCTTGTCAGACGCAGTCAATATGATTTAAATAGTTTCTTCGTGAAGGATGGGCAGTATACATACCGTAACGGGTGGAACCCGCGGGCGTTTATTGCAATGTCAATGGGTGTAATTGTTGCCTTGATAGGACTAGTGGTACCTTCTTTACATTCTCTCTATACCTATAACTGGTTTTTAGGGATAGCAGTAGGCGGAGTATCCTACTTTTTCTTGATGCGTTCAAACCAAAAGTCCATAACCACTGTTGTGGAGGAGAATGCTATTATTAAATAA
- a CDS encoding sigma 54-interacting transcriptional regulator, giving the protein MRNLQEIVKYFPFGLLLVNNKGEIRYGNELCESILGVKKLDKNLIQVILPGCNIIKVIKEGGFEITAHNSLEEMHLMCISLMTGNLGIILFIPKEVYNDDIISKSPNVIELKQELEAIMNLSGELVTITDAEGIVLRVNKACEQILGVKESDVIGRFASIMEKNGVIDSSSTKHVIKHKCKITMNQTTMSGRRLMVDAHPIFNDDGSLSKVINISKDVTEISNLQKKLEETKSILDYYQQELSILQKKDQEIVVKSMAMEKVYELACRVADSDATIFLQGETGVGKEVLARTIHNSSIRKEAPFIKVNCGAIPESIMESELFGYSKGTFTGGNKDGKKGLALAAHKGTLFLDEIGELPLNLQAKLLQLLNEKQFTPLGEIKPVQVDVRFIAATNRNLEDMVREGTFREDLYYRLFVIPITIPSLSERREDIPFLINHFLETFNHKYKLYKTIDKEVVQFFIDYEWKGNVRELQNTIERLVLISSAQQIELSDLSDKFKKATSHTKGISGEGLNLKQKMEQFEKQILVQTLETSNTMKEASKKLGVDASTITRKVKKYNINVAKLQFLL; this is encoded by the coding sequence TTGCGTAATTTACAAGAAATAGTAAAATATTTTCCCTTTGGTCTGCTATTAGTAAACAATAAGGGTGAAATACGATATGGGAATGAACTTTGTGAAAGTATACTAGGAGTCAAAAAACTAGATAAGAATCTTATACAAGTTATATTACCAGGTTGTAACATAATAAAAGTAATCAAAGAAGGCGGATTTGAAATTACCGCTCATAACTCTTTAGAGGAAATGCACCTCATGTGTATCTCATTGATGACTGGGAATCTTGGGATAATTCTATTCATTCCTAAAGAAGTTTATAATGATGACATCATAAGTAAGTCTCCTAATGTTATTGAGTTAAAACAAGAACTGGAAGCGATTATGAATTTGAGTGGTGAGCTTGTAACAATCACAGATGCTGAGGGAATCGTACTGCGAGTTAATAAAGCATGCGAGCAGATTCTAGGAGTAAAGGAATCTGATGTTATTGGCAGATTCGCCTCTATCATGGAAAAAAATGGTGTTATAGACTCATCCTCAACAAAGCATGTAATAAAGCACAAGTGTAAAATAACCATGAATCAAACAACGATGTCTGGACGGCGGTTAATGGTTGATGCGCACCCAATTTTTAATGATGATGGGTCATTGAGTAAAGTTATTAATATTTCAAAAGATGTAACAGAGATATCAAACCTTCAAAAAAAATTAGAAGAAACCAAAAGCATTCTAGATTACTATCAGCAGGAACTTAGTATTCTTCAGAAAAAAGATCAAGAAATAGTTGTTAAATCCATGGCTATGGAAAAGGTTTATGAACTGGCATGTAGAGTAGCCGATTCGGATGCCACCATTTTTCTGCAAGGGGAAACAGGTGTAGGTAAGGAAGTTCTGGCTAGAACGATTCATAATTCCAGCATTAGAAAAGAAGCTCCGTTTATAAAAGTTAATTGTGGAGCAATTCCGGAAAGTATTATGGAATCTGAGCTTTTTGGTTATTCAAAAGGCACTTTCACCGGTGGGAATAAAGATGGAAAAAAGGGGTTAGCCCTGGCAGCGCATAAAGGAACTTTATTTTTAGATGAGATTGGTGAATTACCACTTAATTTACAGGCGAAATTACTTCAACTTTTAAATGAAAAGCAGTTCACTCCACTTGGAGAAATAAAGCCAGTACAAGTAGATGTTCGATTTATAGCTGCAACCAATCGTAATTTAGAGGATATGGTGAGAGAGGGAACTTTTCGTGAAGACCTATATTATCGTTTATTTGTTATACCTATTACTATTCCCTCTTTATCAGAACGAAGAGAGGACATACCCTTTCTAATCAACCATTTTTTAGAAACATTTAACCATAAATACAAATTATATAAAACAATTGATAAGGAAGTAGTACAGTTTTTCATAGATTATGAATGGAAGGGAAATGTAAGAGAATTACAAAATACTATTGAAAGACTCGTTCTTATATCATCAGCTCAGCAAATAGAGTTAAGTGATCTATCAGATAAATTTAAAAAGGCCACTTCTCACACTAAAGGAATCAGTGGCGAAGGTTTGAATCTAAAGCAAAAAATGGAGCAATTTGAAAAACAAATCCTTGTTCAAACTTTAGAAACGTCTAATACAATGAAAGAAGCAAGTAAAAAATTGGGAGTGGATGCATCGACGATTACCAGAAAAGTTAAAAAATACAACATTAACGTTGCAAAATTGCAATTTCTATTGTGA
- a CDS encoding Zn-dependent hydrolase, producing the protein MKTVTISKERLRIHIEQLGEIGKTKDKGVQRLALSKEDREATLLVSEWMREAGLTVTHDHFGNLIGRKEGEKPSLPSVMIGSHIDSVRNGGKFDGVIGVLAGIEIVHAISEANVVHEHSIEVVAFCEEEGSRFNDGLFGSRGMVGKVKPEDLQKVDDNNVTRYEALKTFGFGIDPDFTQQSIREIGDIKHYFEMHIEQGPYLEKNNYPIGIVSGIAGPSWFKVRLVGEAGHAGTVPMSLRKDPLVGAAEVIKEVETLCMNDPNAPTVGTVGRIAAFPGGSNIIPESVEFTLDIRDIELERRNKIIEKIEEKIKLVSKTRGLEYQVEKNMATVPVKCSENLINCLKQSCKELEIDAPIIVSGAGHDAMFLAEITEIGMVFVRCRNGISHSPKEWAEIDDILIGTKILYESIIKHI; encoded by the coding sequence ATGAAAACAGTAACTATTAGTAAAGAAAGGTTACGCATCCATATAGAACAACTAGGTGAAATAGGAAAGACGAAAGATAAGGGCGTACAACGTCTTGCATTATCCAAAGAAGATAGAGAAGCTACCCTGCTAGTTTCTGAATGGATGAGAGAGGCCGGCCTTACTGTTACTCATGATCATTTTGGGAATTTAATTGGACGGAAAGAGGGAGAAAAACCAAGCCTTCCTTCCGTAATGATCGGTTCTCATATTGATTCTGTTCGAAATGGCGGTAAGTTTGATGGGGTTATTGGAGTACTGGCAGGGATTGAAATTGTCCACGCCATATCCGAGGCAAATGTCGTTCATGAACATTCAATTGAAGTGGTAGCTTTTTGTGAAGAGGAAGGTTCAAGGTTTAATGATGGATTATTCGGAAGTAGAGGCATGGTTGGAAAGGTAAAACCAGAGGATTTACAAAAAGTTGACGATAACAATGTAACTAGATATGAAGCGCTAAAAACCTTTGGCTTTGGGATAGATCCTGATTTTACCCAGCAATCTATACGGGAGATTGGTGACATTAAACATTATTTTGAGATGCATATTGAGCAAGGGCCATATCTAGAAAAGAATAATTACCCAATAGGGATTGTAAGTGGGATTGCGGGTCCTTCTTGGTTCAAGGTAAGGCTAGTTGGAGAAGCTGGCCATGCGGGGACTGTTCCTATGAGTCTACGCAAAGACCCCCTGGTCGGGGCTGCGGAAGTCATTAAAGAAGTAGAAACTCTTTGTATGAACGATCCAAATGCTCCCACAGTCGGCACTGTTGGTAGAATAGCGGCTTTTCCTGGAGGAAGTAATATTATTCCTGAATCAGTGGAGTTTACCCTTGATATCAGGGATATTGAACTGGAGAGACGAAACAAAATTATTGAGAAAATAGAAGAAAAGATCAAACTTGTAAGTAAAACCAGAGGATTGGAATATCAGGTTGAAAAAAACATGGCTACAGTTCCTGTGAAATGCTCTGAAAATCTAATCAACTGCTTAAAACAATCATGCAAGGAGCTGGAGATAGATGCACCAATTATCGTTAGCGGTGCAGGACACGATGCGATGTTTTTAGCGGAAATAACAGAAATAGGAATGGTGTTTGTCCGTTGCCGTAATGGTATAAGCCACTCACCAAAAGAGTGGGCGGAAATAGATGATATTCTCATTGGAACTAAGATACTGTATGAATCAATTATAAAACATATATAA
- the ncs1 gene encoding NCS1 family nucleobase:cation symporter, which yields MPTVNKERNMSAIAYFILWVGIAVQLVTPITAAQLYPALSPLQIIIACILGNLIVSILLTLLGDIGVRYGIPYAVYIRASFGYLGAHIPGIVRAVPAVFWFGFQTWMGAYALDAIMEMLTGYSNLKLLIILFGVVQIINTAMGMEAITKFEWLASPSILIIGIILQVYIMKQHHLTFSEIFSHGGDGGVSMGYAVVVMMGTYITMALNAPDFTRFLKTKTGSGEPNWWKVNKGSFWAHTFGLVGSMLLFTIIGLTSGVATGTWNPIDAMIQTMGKDNPFLLIVCLAFVILAQWSTNISANLLPPGYIIVNLFPRKISFPMGAIIAGIIGLLIQPWNYAEFVPQILMVITATLAPIVGIMFTDYYLLRKRRLNLDELYKVDGQYKYWKNVNPAAIIAYIPSGLSVLLFPDYGFVTALLISMVLYYTLMKYWICKIYEQPEITDANFNIKSQGFTKEG from the coding sequence ATGCCGACAGTGAACAAGGAAAGAAATATGTCCGCAATAGCGTATTTTATTTTATGGGTTGGGATAGCTGTACAACTAGTAACCCCCATAACAGCGGCTCAGCTTTATCCAGCATTATCACCCCTGCAAATCATCATAGCTTGTATCCTTGGTAATCTAATTGTCTCTATTCTTTTAACATTATTAGGGGATATTGGGGTGAGATATGGAATTCCATATGCGGTTTATATTAGGGCGAGCTTCGGTTATTTAGGAGCCCATATACCAGGTATTGTACGTGCCGTTCCAGCGGTATTCTGGTTTGGTTTTCAAACATGGATGGGTGCATATGCCTTGGATGCAATCATGGAAATGTTAACGGGTTACTCGAACCTTAAATTGTTAATTATTTTATTTGGTGTAGTGCAAATCATTAACACTGCCATGGGAATGGAAGCTATTACAAAATTTGAATGGCTGGCTTCTCCTAGTATTTTAATTATAGGTATTATTTTACAAGTATATATTATGAAACAGCATCATTTAACATTCAGTGAGATTTTCTCCCATGGGGGTGACGGTGGTGTTTCAATGGGCTATGCTGTCGTCGTAATGATGGGAACATATATTACGATGGCTTTAAATGCCCCGGATTTTACCCGGTTCTTAAAGACAAAAACTGGTAGTGGTGAGCCTAATTGGTGGAAAGTCAATAAAGGAAGTTTTTGGGCACATACATTTGGTTTGGTAGGATCAATGCTACTCTTTACGATTATCGGTTTAACAAGTGGGGTTGCAACGGGAACATGGAATCCAATTGATGCTATGATCCAAACAATGGGAAAAGATAACCCTTTCCTTTTAATTGTATGTTTAGCCTTTGTTATTTTAGCTCAATGGTCTACAAATATTAGTGCGAATCTATTGCCTCCAGGTTATATCATAGTAAACCTATTCCCACGTAAGATATCATTTCCGATGGGTGCGATAATAGCAGGGATTATTGGATTACTTATTCAACCATGGAATTATGCGGAGTTTGTTCCTCAAATTCTAATGGTTATAACAGCCACACTAGCCCCAATCGTAGGTATTATGTTTACCGATTATTATTTGCTTAGAAAACGCAGGCTGAACTTAGATGAACTGTATAAAGTCGATGGTCAATATAAGTATTGGAAAAATGTTAATCCCGCAGCCATCATTGCATACATTCCATCCGGTTTGTCAGTTCTTTTGTTTCCTGATTATGGATTTGTTACAGCATTGTTAATTTCTATGGTTTTGTACTATACCTTAATGAAATATTGGATTTGCAAGATATATGAACAGCCTGAAATTACCGATGCAAATTTTAATATAAAAAGTCAAGGATTTACGAAGGAGGGATAA
- a CDS encoding hydantoinase B/oxoprolinase family protein, producing MSKIHTDLKQIDPITVQVVLGSLENVAVEMGHKLARMSYSSIIRESEDFGCALVDVRGQQLCESSHSTPLQSGPIPGYIKGIREIMEDRNDTFNQGDVIMHNSPYHGASHGPDVGFCIPVFYKDELIGFSVTTAHHLDIGSSTPGSCGIVDAVDAYAEGLQFKAIKVYDQGVKNRYVWDILKDNIRAPKLVVGDMEAQIAAARIGAQRYIEIIEKYGLDTVQAASEELMNYSEKMMRDAIKKLPDGEYTAEGFLDGYLDSDDPAKKDLRINVTVKVDGSNLTVDLTGTSPQVTDKPINMPLLGTVDIAIYLTLRSILLDSTVYGNFPQNSGLIRPIKIVAPKGTLCNPIFPAPTIARFNSGNAVADTLMKALAQVVPHQVSAGVGNLQVVAFSGQSNENYWVYMDIMEGSYGGRYGKDGMDAVDTLYANTRNNPIEDIESHYPLRVNRYELRDNESAPGKWRGGIGSIREVSFLADGSFSVEADGHKYAPWGFEDGQDGYVGSLSIRDNETNELVQLPSKLPNRHAQSGSTIQLVGPCGGGYGNPLEREPEKVLSDYLDGFITREKALVEYGVTITDSEEIDYEKTNELRKV from the coding sequence ATGTCAAAAATCCATACTGACTTAAAGCAGATCGACCCAATTACGGTTCAGGTTGTTCTAGGTTCTTTAGAAAATGTTGCGGTTGAAATGGGACACAAGCTTGCCCGGATGTCTTATTCCAGTATTATTCGGGAATCTGAAGACTTTGGTTGTGCGCTAGTTGATGTCAGAGGACAACAGCTATGTGAGTCCTCTCACAGTACACCTCTTCAATCTGGTCCGATTCCGGGATATATAAAGGGGATCCGTGAAATCATGGAGGATCGCAACGATACCTTCAATCAAGGTGATGTCATTATGCATAATTCACCATATCATGGAGCTTCCCACGGTCCAGATGTAGGATTTTGTATTCCGGTGTTTTATAAGGACGAATTAATTGGATTCTCTGTTACGACGGCACACCATTTAGATATAGGATCATCAACTCCAGGAAGCTGTGGGATCGTAGATGCGGTAGATGCCTATGCCGAAGGCCTTCAATTTAAAGCTATAAAAGTCTATGACCAAGGTGTTAAAAACCGTTATGTATGGGATATTTTGAAAGATAACATACGCGCTCCGAAATTAGTCGTTGGTGATATGGAAGCCCAAATAGCAGCCGCTAGAATCGGTGCACAAAGGTATATAGAGATTATTGAAAAATATGGATTAGACACCGTTCAAGCAGCAAGTGAAGAACTGATGAACTACTCAGAAAAAATGATGCGGGATGCCATTAAAAAGCTGCCAGATGGAGAATACACTGCTGAAGGTTTTTTGGATGGATATTTAGACAGTGACGATCCTGCTAAAAAAGATTTAAGAATCAATGTAACAGTGAAGGTTGATGGGAGTAATTTGACAGTCGATTTGACTGGGACATCTCCTCAAGTGACTGACAAACCAATCAATATGCCATTATTAGGAACAGTCGATATTGCTATCTATCTTACATTACGGTCAATCTTACTAGATTCCACAGTATATGGGAATTTCCCGCAAAATTCAGGGTTAATCCGGCCAATTAAGATTGTGGCACCGAAAGGTACATTATGTAATCCAATCTTTCCTGCGCCGACGATTGCTCGATTCAATTCTGGGAATGCAGTTGCTGATACTTTAATGAAAGCTTTAGCACAGGTTGTTCCGCATCAGGTCAGTGCTGGTGTCGGTAACCTTCAGGTTGTGGCATTCAGCGGTCAAAGTAATGAGAATTACTGGGTTTATATGGATATCATGGAAGGGAGCTATGGAGGTCGCTACGGCAAGGATGGAATGGATGCAGTAGATACTTTATACGCTAACACGAGAAATAATCCGATAGAAGATATTGAATCTCACTATCCTCTAAGAGTAAATCGATATGAGCTAAGAGATAATGAAAGTGCTCCAGGGAAGTGGCGCGGAGGAATAGGATCCATTCGTGAGGTCAGTTTCTTGGCTGATGGAAGTTTCTCTGTTGAAGCGGATGGACATAAATATGCACCGTGGGGATTTGAAGACGGGCAAGACGGCTATGTCGGAAGCTTGTCTATTCGGGACAATGAAACTAATGAACTCGTCCAATTGCCTTCCAAGCTCCCTAATAGACACGCTCAATCCGGAAGCACCATTCAATTAGTAGGCCCATGTGGAGGAGGTTATGGCAATCCACTTGAAAGGGAGCCTGAGAAAGTTCTATCAGACTATTTAGATGGATTTATTACAAGGGAAAAAGCTCTAGTGGAATATGGAGTCACGATTACTGATTCAGAGGAAATAGATTATGAGAAAACGAACGAGTTAAGAAAGGTTTAA
- a CDS encoding hydantoinase/oxoprolinase family protein, translating to MKLFGVDVGGTFTDIIFSDTETRVTAIHKVPTTLDDPSTGVVQGILELCDRQYIDRTAIDHVFHGTTIATNAILEYDGAKTGMITTEGYRDIIHIGRHQRPQNYSIMQEIPWQDRPLVQRRHRLAIAERMGPVKGQVITPVQEDQVRGAVATLKERGVDSIIVNFLFSYTNPEHEQRVKEIIEEEYPEAFVTISSEVSPQFREFERFTTASINGFVGPKVKNYIQNLEQSLKDSGISAELHIMCSNGGVATPKTVSEKPVNTLLSGPAAGILGGAWAGELTNRQKLITFDVGGTSADIGIITDSGYGESSARDTWIAGYPVMVPMIDIHTIGAGGGSIAHIDEGGAFKVGPRSAGSRPGPACYGHGGLKPTVSDANVVLGRIDEHNFLGGEMKIYTNAAYKVIDELAGQLDLSRERTAEGVLQIMNNNMANAIREKTIQKGEDPREFSLVAFGGAGPLHAVEVAQILNIPEVIIPLYPGINSATGLLTTDLKYDVIKTEFMMSTNMDFSGLNEDLAGLETQLINQLKEDGVSKQDIRILRSADCRYAGQGYELRVDLPDVFLDEETIVDALNNFHESHKAEYGHNFTDSPIEFVNIRVTGTGYMPKIEKQAIHHEYQLEDALLKTGDAIFNIDGSLVKVEINFYQREKIPVGAEFNGPCIVLQKDTTTVIPPNCTAYIEEYGNMIIKVGV from the coding sequence ATGAAATTATTTGGCGTAGACGTCGGAGGAACTTTTACCGATATAATTTTTAGCGATACTGAAACACGGGTGACAGCTATTCATAAAGTCCCGACAACATTAGACGATCCATCAACCGGTGTGGTTCAGGGTATTCTTGAACTTTGTGACCGTCAATATATTGACAGAACTGCAATTGATCATGTGTTTCACGGAACAACGATTGCCACTAATGCGATTCTTGAGTATGACGGGGCTAAAACAGGGATGATCACAACAGAAGGATACAGGGATATCATACATATCGGGAGGCATCAACGACCACAAAACTATTCCATCATGCAAGAAATTCCATGGCAGGATAGACCATTAGTCCAGCGAAGACATCGATTAGCGATTGCAGAGCGTATGGGCCCAGTTAAAGGCCAGGTCATCACTCCAGTACAGGAAGATCAAGTTCGGGGTGCGGTTGCAACGTTAAAGGAAAGGGGCGTTGATTCTATTATTGTTAACTTCTTATTTTCCTATACCAACCCTGAGCATGAACAACGTGTAAAAGAAATTATCGAAGAAGAATATCCGGAAGCATTCGTCACGATTTCTTCTGAAGTTTCACCGCAATTTCGTGAGTTTGAACGTTTTACCACAGCTTCCATTAACGGCTTTGTGGGGCCGAAGGTGAAAAATTACATTCAAAACTTGGAACAGAGTTTGAAAGATTCAGGAATCTCTGCTGAACTTCATATTATGTGCTCAAACGGTGGAGTAGCAACGCCTAAAACTGTATCTGAAAAGCCTGTCAATACGCTGTTGTCAGGGCCTGCAGCAGGTATCCTGGGAGGAGCTTGGGCCGGGGAATTAACAAATCGTCAAAAACTGATTACCTTTGACGTAGGCGGCACTAGTGCTGACATAGGTATTATCACTGATAGCGGTTATGGCGAATCGTCAGCTCGTGATACATGGATAGCTGGTTATCCAGTCATGGTACCGATGATTGATATTCATACAATCGGCGCAGGTGGCGGCAGTATAGCCCATATTGATGAAGGCGGTGCATTTAAGGTTGGGCCAAGAAGTGCAGGTTCTCGTCCAGGACCAGCCTGTTACGGCCATGGCGGGTTAAAGCCAACAGTAAGTGATGCTAACGTTGTGCTCGGAAGGATTGATGAACATAATTTCCTTGGTGGAGAGATGAAAATCTATACAAATGCAGCATACAAGGTAATAGACGAATTAGCGGGACAATTGGATTTAAGTAGAGAAAGAACAGCTGAAGGTGTCTTGCAAATAATGAATAACAACATGGCAAATGCGATTCGTGAAAAAACGATTCAAAAAGGCGAGGACCCGAGGGAGTTCTCATTGGTTGCTTTTGGCGGAGCCGGTCCGCTACATGCCGTAGAAGTCGCTCAGATTTTAAATATACCAGAGGTAATTATACCGTTATACCCAGGAATCAACTCCGCCACTGGATTATTAACGACAGATTTAAAATATGACGTTATCAAAACGGAATTTATGATGAGTACTAATATGGATTTCTCCGGCTTAAACGAAGATTTAGCTGGATTAGAAACCCAGCTTATTAATCAACTAAAAGAAGACGGAGTCTCCAAACAAGATATTCGCATTCTTCGAAGTGCTGATTGCCGATATGCCGGTCAGGGGTATGAGTTGCGTGTTGATCTGCCAGACGTATTTCTTGATGAAGAAACTATTGTCGATGCATTGAACAATTTTCATGAGAGCCATAAAGCAGAGTATGGACATAACTTTACAGACAGCCCAATTGAGTTTGTCAATATTCGCGTAACTGGAACTGGCTACATGCCGAAAATCGAAAAGCAGGCAATCCATCACGAGTATCAATTGGAAGATGCATTGTTAAAAACAGGTGATGCTATTTTTAATATCGATGGAAGCCTAGTAAAAGTCGAAATCAATTTCTATCAAAGAGAGAAGATTCCTGTTGGTGCTGAATTTAATGGTCCTTGTATTGTGCTACAAAAAGATACAACCACTGTCATTCCTCCTAACTGTACTGCTTATATCGAGGAATACGGAAATATGATTATTAAGGTAGGTGTTTAA